A stretch of Paenibacillus sp. URB8-2 DNA encodes these proteins:
- a CDS encoding MGDG synthase family glycosyltransferase, producing the protein MRKKRVLLFSEGFGTGHTGAAYALAEGIKRLNPAVQCRVIELGKFLNPTVAPWILSAYRKTVSSQPKLVGMLYKTQYHRSLNRFTKLALHRVFYTHARQVIEQLKPDLIICTHPLPAAVVSRLKRLGLNVPLYTLITDYDAHGSWVNAEVNRYLVSTSRVKSILTGRGIPAEQVTVTGIPVHPKFWERSSKETLRQELGLADMPTVLVMGGGWGLMFGEGFMNALTAKMDQIQLVFCMGSNDKMVEKMRSDPRLRHPNVTILGYSSDVNKLMDAADLLITKPGGMTCTEALAKGIPMLFYQAIPGQEEKNSQYFVELGLAEVLDSERVVDKWFRLLRREYAELEEQRLRRLSPDRYQPRHCAVTVLEMLGNPEDLSGSRSAHAQPRTEEAVYLTP; encoded by the coding sequence ATGCGAAAGAAAAGAGTACTGCTGTTTTCGGAAGGCTTTGGCACTGGCCATACAGGGGCAGCCTATGCTCTGGCTGAAGGAATCAAGCGCCTCAATCCGGCAGTCCAGTGCCGGGTCATCGAGCTGGGCAAATTTTTGAACCCGACGGTGGCTCCGTGGATTCTTTCCGCCTACCGCAAGACTGTCAGCAGCCAGCCGAAGCTGGTCGGCATGCTGTACAAGACGCAATATCACAGATCGCTGAACCGTTTCACCAAATTGGCGCTGCACCGGGTTTTTTATACTCATGCCCGGCAAGTCATCGAGCAGCTTAAGCCCGATCTTATTATATGTACTCACCCTCTTCCCGCCGCCGTCGTTTCCAGGCTGAAGCGTCTGGGGCTGAACGTGCCGCTATACACGCTGATTACCGACTACGACGCGCACGGCAGCTGGGTTAACGCAGAGGTGAACCGCTATCTCGTCTCCACCTCCCGGGTCAAGTCGATTTTGACGGGACGCGGTATTCCCGCCGAACAGGTAACGGTAACAGGCATCCCCGTCCACCCCAAGTTCTGGGAACGATCGAGCAAAGAGACGCTCCGTCAGGAGCTTGGACTTGCAGATATGCCTACGGTGCTTGTTATGGGCGGCGGCTGGGGCCTAATGTTCGGCGAAGGGTTCATGAACGCGCTGACGGCCAAGATGGATCAGATTCAGCTCGTCTTCTGCATGGGCAGCAATGATAAAATGGTGGAAAAAATGCGCAGCGATCCCCGGCTCCGGCATCCGAACGTTACCATTCTCGGATACAGCAGCGACGTCAACAAGCTGATGGACGCCGCCGATCTGCTGATTACGAAGCCGGGCGGCATGACCTGCACCGAGGCGTTGGCCAAAGGCATTCCGATGCTGTTCTACCAAGCCATTCCCGGGCAGGAAGAGAAAAACTCCCAATACTTCGTCGAACTCGGGCTTGCCGAGGTGCTGGACTCCGAGAGGGTCGTCGATAAGTGGTTCCGGCTCCTGCGGCGCGAGTACGCGGAGCTTGAGGAACAGCGTCTCCGCCGGCTCTCGCCCGACCGCTACCAGCCGCGGCACTGCGCGGTAACGGTACTGGAAATGCTCGGCAATCCGGAGGATCTGTCCGGGAGCCGGAGCGCCCATGCTCAGCCGCGCACCGAAGAAGCGGTATATTTGACGCCTTAA
- a CDS encoding TetR/AcrR family transcriptional regulator, which yields MAVVDRRQQVIKAAAKSFSLFGYKATTMDQVAKIANVGKGTIYTFFSNKEQLFDEILHTVILEMKNIAEREIRRDKPFFDNLQRVLDALLEFRSEHELFIKLSQEKREFGTPQAQEGLDKLESVILGYIEREVEHAIGKGEVKPCDPKVVSVVMLKLYIVLTSELNKLREPLDKEQIKSYFRLFLAEGLEQKQS from the coding sequence GTGGCAGTGGTGGACCGAAGGCAGCAGGTGATCAAGGCGGCGGCGAAATCTTTTTCACTATTCGGGTACAAGGCGACAACGATGGATCAGGTGGCGAAAATCGCGAACGTCGGCAAAGGCACCATCTATACTTTTTTTTCGAACAAGGAGCAGTTGTTTGACGAGATTCTTCACACGGTTATCCTCGAAATGAAAAATATCGCCGAACGGGAGATCAGGCGCGACAAGCCTTTCTTCGATAACCTGCAGCGGGTGCTGGACGCCCTGCTTGAATTCCGGAGCGAGCATGAGCTGTTTATCAAGCTTTCCCAGGAAAAGCGCGAATTCGGCACGCCGCAGGCGCAGGAAGGCCTCGACAAGCTTGAGAGTGTCATCCTCGGGTATATAGAACGGGAGGTGGAACACGCCATCGGGAAGGGAGAAGTCAAGCCGTGCGATCCCAAGGTCGTATCGGTGGTTATGCTGAAGCTGTATATCGTGCTGACCTCCGAGTTAAACAAACTGCGCGAGCCTCTGGACAAGGAGCAGATCAAATCGTATTTCCGGCTGTTTCTGGCCGAAGGGCTGGAACAGAAGCAATCGTAA